The window CGCCAGCGAAGCCGCTGGACACGCAGGCCGTCAGCACCGCCATCAGGCCCACGAACTGCGAGCTGGAAGAGAGGATCTTCTCCTCGGATTCCTCCCCAGACGTGGTGGGCCACTggagagggtgaggagggggggtttcAGAGGGATTTCTTCGTGGCGGACGTTGCAGTGTCGGTGTACCTGAACTAGAGCGACCCCCGTCATGAGCAGCAGGAGCGAGAGCCACTGGTGGCAGCCCAGCCGCCGCCCCAGCATGGTCACGGAAAATATCGCCGTGGTGAGGATTTTCAGCTGATACGTGACCTGTGAGCGACACGGACACAAACATCTGAGCTGAGAACCGAGTTAGCTTTGGAGTAGAATGAGAACCAGTGAAAGGGCTACTCCTCAAGAAGCGCCATGAAACAGCTTCATAAAAAAGCTGAGGTTTGATCAAAACAAATCCACTGATCCATCCGTCACCTGATAGGTGGCTGCATCCAGGTTTGACAAGGCGACGTAGAGCAGGTTGTTCTGCAGGGTGTAGATTCCCGCAGGAACGGCGAGCTTCAGTGTCTCCAGCGGTTTGTTCACGATCTGCTCCTTCAACAGCTGTTTCATTCCTCTCAAGCTGTAATCTGACAGAGAGAGCGTCAGAATGGATTTATTAGAATATGAATTTATTCCACCATAAATGTCCCAAAGAGACACTTCCTACTCACTGTTGTCCTTGAAGACCAGGACGGTGCAGGTGATTATTTTGAGGACTTCGGCAGACACCACGGCAGAGGAGGCCAGGTACTGGGGTCCTTCCTCCTTCAGGGTGCGAGAGTAGCGCATGGTGAGCACCAGCGAGGTGGTCTGCAGCACCAGCACCCCCAGAGACAGGTACTTGAGCTTCGAAGACGAGGCCATGGCGGCTGCCTGCGCCGGTTTGTCTGAGCCTGCAGACGGAGAGGCGGCCTGCGGGACAGACGTGAAGACAAATCAGGCCCGCCGTCTGACTTCCACCAGTCTCAGGGACACAAGATAAGCTCAGCATCCCGTTCAGTGGACTGAGCGATCTCGGTGCAGATGAAAATGCAGATTGACTTTGCGGTGTCagctgtaaaaacaacaacaaagaagttCGTACACACTACGGCCGATTTGAATAAGCTTCTGTGGGTCGGTTTGCAACAGGAGTTCCTTCACACAAGGCCAGAAATACATTCACAAACAAACCCTGGGTGAGGACACACAGCCGAGTGTTGCACTGGGACGGCTAACCAAACAGCCGCCGAACCGGTGAAAAATACGAATACAGAAACCTGCTCAAGTAGGAATTAAtatgcaaatgaaaacacacaagaagTTGCTTGTTTTGTAAGAAATTGACCACAAAAAGTCTGCAAGTCATCTTCTGGTAACTTCTTTGAACAGGAGACACACTTTTCACTGCTCCGTTCATCACAACATGTCTGGGATTTTACAGTTTAGTTCTCATTTTACACAAGTAACAAAAGTAAGAATTACGTTTCATTGACTTCCAGTGGGATTAGTCAGAGTTGATTCTGCATGCAGAGAGTTGACAGTTAAATTTCTGTGCACTACTGGTGTCACTAATGGTGACAGATCACCAGCGCATCAACAggacaacacaaaaacacacatcagatacacatacacacatacagagcAATTTACAGACACGCAATCAGAGGAACCAGGGATCGTCTCCCTGACGAGTGAAACTATGCGGCCCCAAAGCCATCCATCTTTCCTCCAGGGAATCCTGATGTAACCTGCCCTGTGCTGCAGGCATCGGAGAAAAGAGAGctccacccatccatcacaTTTCCTTCTTTTACCTCAGCTACAGGTCGCAGGTCTCACGTGTCTCGTATGGGACTCCATCTGCAGGCTGTCCCGCCAGCTGGCCTTGGTGGAGGCGCGTCAGTGATCCAGGCATTACAGGATTCACCGGAGTTTATCCAGCAGCGCTAACGGTGGAGAATGAGAGGCTGCGGGACTCGAGGTTGGTCCCGCTGCTGGACAGGAAGATGAAGGAGTCTCTGCTTGACTTTTGGACCCGGAGCATGCAGGACAAACTGGTCTTTGCAGCAGCTGGTGGTTTGAATCCACCGCTGTGGTTTGGCTCGGCTGCAGGGCGGAGGGAGGCCGCTGGAGTCGGCTGACAGCAGTGTGGGAGGGGAATTACGATCAGCTGTGAATGATTACTGATtaccctcccctcctctgatGGCCTTTAAAGGCTTAAAATCAGTCACTCCAGCagtcaaaaaacaaatattaataATACTGTTATTTGCTAATTTCCACCATTGCTCAACAAAagtttgcaaatctattctggtGATTTTAGTGTTTGAACTTGTATTTGCAGTTCTGGCTTTGGTCCTGCTTACGATTATATAACTGTTATTGACTCAAGGTGTGGACAGAATTGAATAGAAAACACTTTATTAGTCACAGAGAGAAATTCTTTACACCATTGCTCCAAACACAATAGAATATAAATAGAATGGAATATTAAAATACCAGATACCGTAAGTCCATCTTAAAACGCCCATGCTGTGACTGTAACTCTAAGAAAAACATTCCCGATCGGGAAAAATGTGCCGTGTTTCACATGAGAAGGTAACATGAACGACTTCATCGCGCTGGAGGgaaactgaagaggaaaaagtCAAACCCTGCACTCTGAGCACAGATGAGTTAATGATTCGTGGAACAATGCGTTGCTGGAAGTTGCTCAACAAAACCACAGTTCAGATTTCTTCCTCATGTTGCTGGAATTTGCAGTTTCACTGTGACAACAAATAAACTCACAAGTTTAATTTGAATACTTTCAGATTGGTTTCAGATGTTTTAAGTCAATTATTAACCTAAAACATGAAactctttcagtttttcagaaTTGATGTAAAGTACCATGTTCATTCTGAGGGTCAGTCAGACTGCAGGCCCATTTCTGTGACTTCATTCTTTTCGTTTGTTCAGTAAAAAAACTACAATCATTGCGCCACTGCCGACACTcgccagcaaacacacactctgtccacACGCATTCCGGCTTCCACAGGTTTAATTTCACTTTCACTAAAAGTGCAGCTAGATTGCAGATAAGCAGAAACACACTCCTCGACTGACTAAAGCAACAAAAACGAGACAATCTTTACCAGATTTATTTTGCCTGAgtcctggagagctgcagaaagaCATTCTTCTCTCTTTGGCTGAAAGTTTCCTGAatcaagcatgttttttttttcttttcttttcttttcttttctatcaGCACCACCAATCCTTCCGTCTTTTTCTGTCACCGCCTACACATGGCCCCAAATCTGAAAGAACCGAAacaagcagagaagcaggataTATGCAGACAGTATATCCAGAGTCACCTGCCGCCCCTTCTGAGTGGTGGGAGGACCTGAGCTCTGTCTGTGGTTTACAGAAGGTAAAACTGTGGGTTTGGCCCCGGTGGATAATTAACCTATTAACGTCTTTCTGCCAACACCACTGGCCGTCCTGGCATCACCACAATCCGGACCCACATATGAACATTTTCAGCAGTTTCTGGTTCCAGCAGCTCATTTCAAAACTCTCACAGTGAGCATTTTGTTGAAAGcgactgtgattttttttttccactttaagtAACACACTGAGAGACAAAGTGGCACAATGTCGGGTTTGCATGATGTGAACCGGTGGAAAGAGGATGTACAACAAGCTGAAAAAGTCAAGGAAGTGTTGACAGAGGGGGAGGCGTGGCGTGTTCAGCACACTGACCTCCTTATGCAGCTGCAGGAGCGTGACTGCACAATCGCCCTCTGTgtggcagggtgtgtgtgtgcgtgtgtgtgtgtgtgtgtgtgtgtgtgtgtcctctacACTACGACTCTCACCGCTTTTCGTGGAAACACACTCTGAGATACCTGGAATAACCCTGAGCGTTTATGACATTATATTATCAGTGCAGAGAAGTCACACACCACAAAAATAGCAGTGGCTGCTAACTTTGAATTAAAAACTCAGCTATTAGCTGTTAGTTTATTCACTGCTGGCACATTTACTGCACATAACAACCATCGTAAATGAGGTatcttgtttgtttggtttttttttttggttattatCACTTACAAATAAATTCAGTCGGGCAGGTTGTCAAACAGGCCTGAACGGAATTCTGCGGTCTGTATTCTGGAAGAGAACAATGACAAACAGTGATCCTCAACACACATCAGCTGAAGGCTGCTGTCAAACACACCTGTCATTATATGAAGTCTGACACCGAGGCATCCTGCACCGTCACAAGAATTCACAGAAATAGTGTTTAATACAACTTAGGTTTCAAAAGTTTGGCCTTATTTTTGACATAATTTATGTATGGATGCAATATTTCAGCGACTGTGTTcatcaaacaaaaccaaaccggCGGAAACCTGATCGGAAAGTGTGTGAACTCCGATGATTTGAGAATTTGCCGAATGACTGAGGTGCTTGTAATTGTCTGTATTTGCTTTGTTGTGGTCACTGTTACTAAAATGAGGACCGACAGCATCAATTCAGCTCGAGccattcaaacagaaaacagagaacaaATCGTGCTTACTAAGCTGAACAGATCGGAGTCGTTGTgattacatttaaatatttgtcttttcattACGGATGCACGATATTGGATTTTTGCCGATATATCGAAACCCCCttttggccgataccgatatcgataatcacaaggtttttttttcactgtaaagaaaGCCAAGTCTCTCCTGTATTGGAATTTACATGTTACTCTTATTGTGGCAGTCTTATTTGTTtaagaaacacacataaaacaagacaaaaaaaacgtTTGATTTTACCATAAAtaggaaatgcattattttttcaaactcaagaCATTCAGTGTTCAAATACTGAAGAATAATTTCTTTAGATCACATTAACTTTAAATGTACAATGCATATTCAAACATAACCAAGTTGCATTTGACTCTCGAGCTACTGTAACAACCTGGTGACAGACACAGAGCTCTGCggtgcaaataaatgaagtgctacattttatttaaggagctttttcagatggaaaacGATAATAATCCTAACTGAACAGCCGACTTACAGGGTGCTTCCCTGAAATAATACTAACAAAGtgctttaacaaaaaacaagcgGTGCAAAAATTTTATCGAGCTAGCTCAGACCTAAAATGCCATTTCAGTGTAAGGAATGAGGATAAAGAACAAAACCTTTTcaattaaaaacttttttttttgcacactaTGGATGTCACCGCGCGCGCCCAATTACTACATCACCTTATCGGCTGTGAATATCGGCAGAAATTTTCATATCTGCCGATACCGATAAACGTGTTTTTATCGCCGATATTGCCGATGCCGATATTGTGCCGAtaatatcgtgcatccctactTTTCATCTATTCCTTTGTTATTTAGTGTCAAATACCTTCCACCAACAACTATGGTACTACAAAGTGCAAGATA of the Salarias fasciatus chromosome 18, fSalaFa1.1, whole genome shotgun sequence genome contains:
- the slc35a3b gene encoding solute carrier family 35 member A3b isoform X1; amino-acid sequence: MLDSGNFQPKREECLSAALQDSGKINLAASPSAGSDKPAQAAAMASSSKLKYLSLGVLVLQTTSLVLTMRYSRTLKEEGPQYLASSAVVSAEVLKIITCTVLVFKDNNYSLRGMKQLLKEQIVNKPLETLKLAVPAGIYTLQNNLLYVALSNLDAATYQVTYQLKILTTAIFSVTMLGRRLGCHQWLSLLLLMTGVALVQWPTTSGEESEEKILSSSSQFVGLMAVLTACVSSGFAGVYFEKILKETKQSVWLRNIQLGLFSFVFGFIGMMVYDIQRVRESGIFQGYNRITWTVVTLQALGGLVVAVVIKYADNILKGFAASLSIILSTLISYFLLKDFTPTGLFFIGAVLVIAATFIYGYKPGNSATVKV
- the slc35a3b gene encoding solute carrier family 35 member A3b isoform X2 produces the protein MASSSKLKYLSLGVLVLQTTSLVLTMRYSRTLKEEGPQYLASSAVVSAEVLKIITCTVLVFKDNNYSLRGMKQLLKEQIVNKPLETLKLAVPAGIYTLQNNLLYVALSNLDAATYQVTYQLKILTTAIFSVTMLGRRLGCHQWLSLLLLMTGVALVQWPTTSGEESEEKILSSSSQFVGLMAVLTACVSSGFAGVYFEKILKETKQSVWLRNIQLGLFSFVFGFIGMMVYDIQRVRESGIFQGYNRITWTVVTLQALGGLVVAVVIKYADNILKGFAASLSIILSTLISYFLLKDFTPTGLFFIGAVLVIAATFIYGYKPGNSATVKV